Proteins encoded in a region of the Mercenaria mercenaria strain notata chromosome 1, MADL_Memer_1, whole genome shotgun sequence genome:
- the LOC123546051 gene encoding putative nuclease HARBI1: MEDPERLRRLYMLAIAQHEVDVLYLNIAEHIEGPRPQRRRPRRRRQCWTKSWILRHQEFGLYDLLMVELRQEDVSTFTNFMRMPPEIFDEMLGRVRGRLTKQHTFYREPLEPGLKLAVTLRHLASGSKYADMKFGWRVPSNTISVLVREVCRAIVDEYLDDVMTPPSTPEAWREIANQFMTRWNFPHCCGALDGKHVACRCPNSSGSTYYNYKGFYSVVIMALVDADYKFSWADVGGKGAASDAQIYNGSELKECIDDGSTGFPPAEPLPNDNEDVPYYLIGDDAFALRSNMMKLYSHRGMSDDDRIFNYRLSRARRVVENAFGILANRFQVLLTTMNHAPATVRLIVTTCLCLHNLIRMRYPRQQNIRMDREDDNHQVIPGHWRTQLNLEDIVNVRGPNVDNRQGKRQRDLLKHWCNSEAGAVPWQLDMI, from the exons ATGGAAGATCCAGAAAGACTAAGGAGGCTATATATGCTTGCTATAGCCCAGCATGAAGTAGATGTACTGTACTTGAACATAGCTGAACACATCGAGGGACCTCGCCCGCAGAGAAGAAGACCCCGACGAAGACGACAGTGCTGGACTAAATCATGGATATTAAGGCATCAAGAGTTTGGTCTGTACGACCTACTCATGGTTGAGCTTCGCCAGGAAGATGTCAGTACCTTCACGAACTTCATGCGCATGCCACCTGAAATATTTGATGAGATGCTTGGACGTGTCAGAGGCAGATTGACAAAGCAGCACACCTTTTACCGAGAGCCCCTCGAACCTGGCCTGAAACTGGCGGTGACACTGCGACATTTGGCTTCTGGATCTAAGTATGCTGACATGAAGTTTGGGTGGCGCGTTCCATCCAACACAATCTCCGTCCTTGTCCGTGAAGTGTGCCGGGCGATCGTTGACGAGTATCTGGATGATGTGATGACCCCTCCAAGCACTCCTGAAGCCTGGCGTGAGATTGCCAACCAGTTCATGACAAGGTGGAACTTCCCTCATTGTTGTGGTGCCCTTGACGGCAAACATGTTGCCTGCAGATGCCCTAACTCTTCAGGATCAACCTACTACAACTACAAGGGATTCTATTCTGTGGTGATTATGGCCCTAGTGGACGCAGATTACAAGTTCAGCTGGGCAGATGTTGGTG GGAAAGGAGCAGCATCCGACGCACAAATCTATAACGGGTCTGAGCTGAAAGAATGCATCGATGATGGCTCCACTGGCTTCCCACCAGCTGAACCCCTGCCCAACGACAACGAGGATGTGCCGTACTACCTAATCGGTGACGACGCGTTTGCCTTGAGGTCTAACATGATGAAGCTGTATTCGCACCGTGGTATGAGCGACGACGATAGGATCTTCAACTACAGGCTGTCAAGGGCACGTCGTGTGGTCGAGAATGCCTTTGGCATCCTTGCCAATAGGTTCCAGGTTCTCCTCACCACTATGAACCATGCTCCCGCAACCGTAAGGCTCATCGTTACCACGTGCCTGTGTTTGCACAATCTCATTCGTATGAGGTATCCACGTCAGCAGAACATTCGCATGGACCGTGAGGACGATAATCATCAAGTAATTCCTGGACATTGGAGAACACAGCTCAATCTGGAGGACATCGTCAATGTCAGAGGGCCTAACGTGGACAACAGACAGGGGAAGCGCCAGAGGGACCTCCTGAAACACTGGTGCAACTCAGAGGCTGGTGCTGTTCCATGGCAATTGGATATGATATGA
- the LOC128558095 gene encoding galectin-5-like, whose amino-acid sequence MANKNQLPTASGGQHLGSTPVYNPTVPFVYKNLKSVIPGKIFHISGIPFQNPKRITIKLKSRRDEIFHFDIRFSYLRASNVIVRNIWLNNRWGQEERTLNGPFPFKQDEPFDIMILIESASFKVSVNSQPLFEFMHRVPFRGIDTLHISGDVRLFEVRI is encoded by the exons ATGGCCAACAAA aaCCAACTTCCAACAGCGTCTGGTGGACAGCACCTTGGTAGCACACCAGTATATAATCCT ACTGTCCCtttcgtttacaaaaatttaaagagtGTGATACCAGGAAAGATATTTCATATCAGCGGAATACCTTTCCAGAATCCGAAACG AATAACAATCAAATTAAAGAGTAGACGAGatgaaatttttcattttgacatCAGATTCTCTTACCTTCGTGCCAGCAATGTAATAGTTAGGAACATCTGGCTCAACAACAGATGGGGACAAGAGGAAAGAACTCTGAACGGACCCTTTCCTTTTAAACAAGACGAACCCTTCGACATAATGATTCTGATTGAATCGGCTAGCTTTAAG GTATCGGTTAACAGTCAACCTTTATTTGAATTCATGCACCGAGTTCCCTTCCGTGGCATCGACACGCTTCATATATCTGGTGATGTTCGGCTCTTTGAGGTCAGAATCTAG